In one window of Streptomyces roseofulvus DNA:
- a CDS encoding DeoR/GlpR family DNA-binding transcription regulator gives MYAPERQQEILRLARESGRVDVLSLAEEFQVTAETVRRDLKALDRAGLVRRVHGGAIPAGRLDFEPDLAEREAVAADEKDRIVAAALAELPEEGSVVLDAGSTVARLAAAFPLDSALTVVTHALPAAARLADHPGIDLHLVGGRVRHRTRAAVDAWALRAYGEIRADVAFVGANGFSAEHGLTTPDLAEAAVKRAVLASARRVVLLADSAKHGEEHFARFGALADVDLLITDSGLAPETAAALEAAGTEVVRA, from the coding sequence ATGTACGCACCCGAGCGCCAGCAAGAGATCCTCCGGCTCGCCCGCGAGAGCGGCCGTGTCGACGTCCTCTCCCTCGCCGAGGAGTTCCAGGTCACCGCCGAGACCGTACGGCGGGACCTGAAGGCCCTCGACCGGGCCGGGCTCGTCCGCCGGGTGCACGGCGGCGCCATCCCCGCCGGCCGGCTCGACTTCGAGCCCGACCTCGCCGAGCGCGAAGCGGTCGCCGCCGACGAGAAGGACCGCATCGTCGCCGCCGCCCTGGCCGAACTGCCCGAGGAGGGCAGCGTCGTCCTCGACGCCGGGTCCACCGTCGCCCGGCTGGCCGCCGCCTTCCCCCTCGACAGCGCGCTCACCGTCGTCACCCACGCGCTGCCCGCCGCCGCCCGGCTCGCCGACCACCCCGGCATCGACCTGCACCTGGTCGGCGGCCGCGTCCGGCACCGCACCCGGGCCGCCGTCGACGCCTGGGCGCTGCGCGCCTACGGCGAGATCCGCGCCGACGTCGCCTTCGTCGGCGCCAACGGCTTCTCCGCGGAGCACGGCCTCACCACCCCCGATCTCGCGGAGGCGGCCGTGAAGCGGGCCGTCCTCGCCTCCGCCCGCCGGGTCGTCCTCCTCGCCGACTCCGCCAAGCACGGCGAGGAGCACTTCGCCCGCTTCGGCGCCCTCGCCGACGTCGACCTGCTGATCACCGACAGCGGCCTCGCCCCCGAGACCGCCGCGGCCCTGGAGGCCGCCGGAACGGAAGTCGTCCGCGCATGA
- a CDS encoding MFS transporter — translation MSAHETEAAAGAGSSDTGDSRRWIALAIVMTAAFMDLVDATIVNIAIPSIEHDLGTTTAAIQWITAGYALAFAAGLITGGRLGDIYGRKRLFLLGTAGFTVASALCGVAANPEMLVASRLLQGAAAAMMVPQVLSIVHVTFPPHERGKVFGLFGAIVGLGAVSGPLLGALLTEWNIAGLEWRPIFLINLPVGVAALLLGRAFITESKAPKALRLDLVGVVLVTAALLLLIYPLTRGRELDWPLWGHLMMAASPVVFGVLVAYERYKTKKDGSPLIELSLFRVKSFAAGIAVQLTFGIVLGIFFLVWTLYMQLGLGWSALRAGLTGVPFSIAVSMAAGMSVQLLVPRFGRKVLQAGALTMVAGVLLYFFVAGRYGAEITSWQMIPALVVMGLGMGLIVAPLTDAVLSEVPKEHAGSASGLINMTGQMGNAIGLGLVSVVFFGTFDEERLKQAPQEVTTAFTDAFRNSLGWAAVVLAGIFLVMFALPARPKQHLEGGAGDDEPSAAVEKEPALTV, via the coding sequence ATGAGCGCACACGAGACCGAAGCCGCCGCGGGGGCGGGCAGCAGCGACACGGGGGACAGCAGACGCTGGATCGCCCTGGCCATCGTCATGACGGCCGCCTTCATGGACCTGGTCGACGCCACGATCGTGAACATCGCGATCCCGAGCATCGAGCACGACCTGGGCACCACGACCGCCGCGATCCAGTGGATCACCGCCGGATACGCGCTGGCCTTCGCGGCCGGCCTGATCACCGGCGGCCGCCTCGGCGACATCTACGGCCGCAAGCGGCTCTTCCTGCTCGGCACGGCGGGCTTCACGGTCGCCTCCGCGCTGTGCGGCGTCGCCGCGAACCCGGAGATGCTGGTCGCCTCCCGCCTCCTCCAGGGCGCGGCGGCGGCGATGATGGTGCCGCAGGTGCTGTCGATCGTCCACGTCACCTTCCCGCCGCACGAGCGCGGCAAGGTCTTCGGCCTGTTCGGCGCGATCGTCGGCCTCGGCGCGGTCTCCGGCCCGCTGCTCGGCGCGCTGCTCACGGAGTGGAACATCGCGGGTCTGGAGTGGCGGCCCATCTTCCTGATCAACCTGCCGGTGGGTGTCGCCGCGCTGCTGCTCGGCCGGGCGTTCATCACGGAGTCGAAGGCGCCGAAGGCGCTCCGCCTCGACCTGGTCGGCGTCGTGCTCGTCACGGCCGCGCTGCTGCTGCTGATCTACCCGCTGACCCGGGGCCGTGAGCTGGACTGGCCGCTGTGGGGGCACCTGATGATGGCGGCGAGCCCGGTCGTCTTCGGCGTCCTGGTCGCGTACGAGCGGTACAAGACGAAGAAGGACGGCTCGCCGCTGATCGAGCTGTCGCTGTTCCGGGTGAAGTCGTTCGCGGCCGGCATCGCCGTGCAGCTGACCTTCGGCATCGTGCTCGGCATCTTCTTCCTGGTGTGGACGCTCTACATGCAGCTGGGCCTCGGCTGGAGCGCGCTGCGGGCGGGCCTGACCGGGGTGCCGTTCTCGATCGCGGTCTCCATGGCGGCGGGCATGTCGGTGCAGCTGCTGGTGCCGCGGTTCGGCCGCAAGGTGCTCCAGGCGGGCGCGCTGACGATGGTCGCGGGCGTCCTGCTGTACTTCTTCGTCGCCGGGCGGTACGGCGCGGAGATCACGTCCTGGCAGATGATCCCGGCGCTGGTGGTGATGGGTCTCGGCATGGGGCTGATCGTGGCGCCGCTGACCGACGCGGTGCTGTCGGAGGTCCCGAAGGAGCACGCGGGCTCGGCGTCGGGCCTGATCAACATGACCGGGCAGATGGGTAACGCGATCGGGCTCGGCCTGGTGTCGGTCGTCTTCTTCGGCACCTTCGACGAGGAGCGCCTGAAGCAGGCGCCGCAGGAGGTCACGACGGCCTTCACGGACGCCTTCCGCAACTCGCTGGGCTGGGCGGCGGTGGTCCTCGCCGGGATCTTCCTGGTGATGTTCGCCCTGCCGGCCAGGCCGAAGCAGCACCTGGAGGGCGGCGCGGGCGACGACGAGCCGTCCGCCGCGGTGGAGAAGGAGCCGGCGCTCACCGTCTGA
- a CDS encoding transcriptional regulator, translated as MTDTPARLLNLLSLLQTPREWPGSELADRLSVSPRTIRRDIDRLRDLGYPVEATRGAVGGYRLVAGTAMPPLLLDDEEAVAIAVGLRAGAGHAIEGVDEASVRALAKLEQVLPARLRHRVSTLQNATIPLTRGDGATVAPSTLTALAGAVTGRERLRFSYRAGDGAETKRLVEPYRLVSTGRRWYLVAYDLGREDWRTFRVDRVTDPLATGARFTPRELPEGDEAAYLARSMTRAQGEVDLDVEFGAPADVVAGRLPAHLAPVATGPETCRLRGRVTDSVEWVAVRLALLDVPFKVHAPTPLRTHLQSLATRLTTALA; from the coding sequence ATGACGGACACCCCGGCACGACTCCTCAATCTGCTCTCGCTCCTCCAGACCCCGCGCGAGTGGCCCGGCAGCGAGCTCGCCGACCGGCTCTCGGTCTCCCCGCGCACGATCCGCCGCGACATCGACCGGCTCCGGGACCTCGGCTATCCCGTCGAGGCGACCCGGGGAGCGGTCGGCGGCTACCGGCTCGTCGCCGGTACGGCGATGCCGCCGCTGCTCCTCGACGACGAGGAGGCCGTCGCGATCGCCGTCGGCCTCCGGGCGGGTGCCGGGCACGCCATCGAGGGCGTAGACGAGGCGTCCGTACGGGCCCTGGCCAAGCTGGAACAGGTCCTGCCGGCGCGGCTGCGGCACCGGGTCTCCACGCTGCAGAACGCGACGATCCCGCTGACCCGCGGCGACGGCGCCACCGTCGCGCCCTCCACCCTCACGGCCCTCGCGGGCGCCGTCACCGGCCGCGAACGGCTCCGCTTCAGCTACCGCGCGGGCGACGGCGCCGAGACGAAGCGGCTCGTCGAGCCGTACCGGCTGGTGTCGACGGGCCGGCGCTGGTACCTCGTCGCGTACGACCTCGGGCGCGAGGACTGGCGGACCTTCCGGGTCGACCGCGTCACCGACCCGCTCGCGACCGGGGCGCGCTTCACCCCGCGGGAGCTGCCGGAGGGGGACGAGGCGGCGTACCTGGCGCGGTCGATGACGCGGGCGCAGGGGGAGGTGGACCTGGACGTCGAGTTCGGCGCGCCGGCGGACGTCGTCGCCGGGCGCCTCCCGGCGCACCTCGCGCCGGTCGCGACCGGTCCGGAGACGTGCCGGCTGCGGGGCCGCGTCACCGACTCCGTCGAGTGGGTGGCCGTCCGCCTGGCCCTGCTGGACGTCCCCTTCAAGGTCCACGCCCCCACCCCCCTCCGCACCCACCTCCAGTCCCTGGCCACCCGCCTGACCACGGCCCTCGCGTAA
- a CDS encoding sigma-70 family RNA polymerase sigma factor, translated as MATRAVARRQSTAKSGDSRASSVRAVGGEIADRDLVGMYLDEIARTPLLDAAKEVELSQTIEAGVYAQQILDGEVEDTEAAGATREELEALAAEGERAKDLFIKSNLRLVVAVARRYPRSGLPLLDLIQEGNAGLVRAVEKFDYAKGFKFSTYATWWIRQAITRSIADQSRTIRLPVHLVEELGRIRRVQREFNREHGREPEPAEVAEELGSTPERVTDVLDWARDPVSLNMSVDDEGETQFGDLLEDTSAISPEQSVLTLLRSEELDDLIDKLDHRTASIIRMRYGIEDGRERTLTEVGKEHGLTRERIRQIEKHALLELKKMARDTGFDAVA; from the coding sequence ATGGCAACCCGTGCCGTCGCCCGTCGTCAGTCCACCGCCAAGAGCGGGGACAGCCGGGCAAGCAGCGTTCGCGCCGTGGGCGGGGAGATCGCCGACCGCGACCTGGTCGGCATGTACCTCGACGAGATCGCGCGCACGCCCCTGCTCGACGCCGCCAAGGAGGTCGAGCTCTCCCAGACCATCGAGGCGGGCGTCTACGCCCAGCAGATCCTCGACGGCGAGGTGGAGGACACCGAGGCGGCCGGGGCGACCCGCGAGGAGCTCGAGGCGCTGGCCGCCGAGGGCGAGCGTGCCAAGGACCTCTTCATCAAGTCCAACCTGCGGCTCGTCGTCGCCGTCGCGCGACGCTACCCGCGCAGCGGACTGCCCCTGCTCGACCTGATCCAGGAGGGGAACGCGGGCCTGGTGCGGGCCGTCGAGAAGTTCGACTACGCGAAGGGCTTCAAGTTCTCCACGTACGCCACGTGGTGGATCCGCCAGGCCATCACCCGGTCCATCGCCGACCAGTCCCGGACCATCCGGCTCCCCGTGCACCTCGTCGAGGAGCTCGGCCGGATCCGCCGGGTCCAGCGCGAGTTCAACCGCGAGCACGGACGCGAGCCGGAGCCCGCGGAGGTCGCGGAGGAGCTCGGCTCGACGCCGGAGCGGGTCACGGACGTCCTGGACTGGGCGCGCGACCCGGTCTCGCTCAACATGTCGGTCGACGACGAGGGCGAGACGCAGTTCGGCGACCTGCTGGAGGACACGTCGGCGATCTCGCCGGAGCAGTCCGTCCTCACGCTGCTGCGCAGCGAGGAGCTGGACGACCTGATCGACAAGCTCGACCACCGGACGGCGTCCATCATCCGGATGCGGTACGGCATCGAGGACGGGCGCGAGCGGACGCTGACGGAGGTCGGCAAGGAGCACGGGCTGACGCGGGAGCGGATCCGCCAGATCGAGAAGCACGCGCTGCTGGAACTGAAGAAGATGGCGCGGGACACGGGCTTCGACGCGGTGGCCTGA
- a CDS encoding questin oxidase family protein has product MDDTTGILDEALERLHTTGPERNGWLTNHAPMAVEALARHGHSAAVHRWLDAYAGKLEDAPAPSAPVTAGNWREALGDPARITDWTRHFGRELADRPWRDVLAEWWPRLLPGIAGGATHPVIRTGHAVRTLLAPGGETAPRRAELAHALGYWAARHQPLPPLAALAPAPDAAAALAAVPPVPEQEGGIRQRLAQLTALPAWGAETEPEAARERLAELVAAAVHRYATHGHGEPIMLVHAATAPNAVLRTLPALPRALWAPSLAAAWAASAAVTAAYTPREPAAYEPVGLTSEEVFARAAAHGDDHTIKFADTALDVGGPLALTAAVRAVELNPPLL; this is encoded by the coding sequence ATGGACGACACCACCGGCATCCTCGACGAGGCCCTCGAACGGCTCCACACCACCGGACCCGAGCGGAACGGCTGGCTCACCAACCACGCGCCGATGGCCGTGGAGGCGCTGGCCCGGCACGGGCACTCCGCCGCCGTGCACCGCTGGCTCGACGCGTACGCGGGGAAGCTGGAGGACGCGCCCGCCCCGTCCGCCCCGGTCACCGCCGGGAACTGGCGGGAGGCGCTCGGCGACCCCGCCCGGATCACCGACTGGACCCGTCACTTCGGCCGCGAGCTGGCGGACCGGCCGTGGCGGGACGTGCTGGCGGAGTGGTGGCCGCGGCTGCTGCCCGGCATCGCGGGCGGGGCGACGCATCCGGTGATCCGCACCGGGCACGCCGTACGGACGCTGCTCGCGCCCGGCGGGGAGACCGCGCCCCGGCGGGCCGAGCTGGCGCACGCGCTCGGCTACTGGGCGGCGCGGCACCAGCCGCTGCCGCCGCTCGCCGCGCTGGCCCCCGCGCCGGACGCGGCCGCCGCGCTCGCCGCCGTACCGCCGGTCCCGGAACAGGAGGGCGGGATCCGGCAGCGGCTCGCGCAGCTCACGGCCTTGCCCGCGTGGGGCGCGGAGACCGAGCCCGAGGCGGCGCGGGAGCGGCTGGCGGAGCTGGTGGCGGCGGCCGTGCACCGGTACGCGACGCACGGGCACGGCGAGCCGATCATGCTGGTGCACGCGGCGACCGCGCCCAACGCGGTGCTGCGGACCCTGCCGGCGCTCCCCCGCGCCCTGTGGGCGCCGAGCCTGGCGGCGGCCTGGGCGGCCTCGGCGGCGGTGACGGCCGCGTACACGCCCCGGGAGCCCGCCGCGTACGAGCCGGTCGGCCTCACCTCCGAGGAGGTGTTCGCGCGGGCGGCGGCGCACGGCGACGACCACACGATCAAGTTCGCCGACACCGCCCTCGACGTGGGCGGTCCGCTCGCGCTGACCGCCGCCGTCCGCGCGGTGGAGCTGAACCCGCCGCTCCTGTGA
- a CDS encoding class III extradiol ring-cleavage dioxygenase, which produces MDAALDVRMPALYLSHGAPPLADDPVWPGQLAAWSAGLPRPKAILMVSAHWEEAPLALGATETVPLVYDFWGFPEHYYRVEYAAPGAPELAASVRKLLRAPGTPVQDIPDRGLDHGAYVPLVEMYPGADIPVLQISMPTLDPRRLMDIGRRLAPLRDEGVLIVGSGFFTHNLAALRHTGGGVPGWSAEFDAWGNEALAARDVDALLDFEHKSPAGRLAHPRTEHFAPLFVTMGAADAAGDLDAERSVIDGFWMGLAKRSVQFG; this is translated from the coding sequence ATGGACGCCGCCCTCGACGTGCGGATGCCCGCGCTCTACCTCTCCCACGGCGCGCCCCCGCTCGCCGACGACCCGGTCTGGCCCGGCCAGCTCGCCGCCTGGTCCGCCGGACTGCCCCGCCCCAAGGCGATCCTCATGGTCTCCGCCCACTGGGAGGAGGCCCCGCTCGCCCTCGGCGCCACCGAGACCGTCCCCCTCGTCTACGACTTCTGGGGCTTCCCCGAGCACTACTACCGGGTGGAGTACGCCGCCCCCGGCGCGCCCGAGCTCGCCGCGTCCGTCCGCAAGCTGCTGCGCGCGCCCGGCACCCCCGTGCAGGACATCCCCGACCGGGGCCTCGACCACGGCGCGTACGTGCCGCTCGTCGAGATGTACCCCGGGGCCGACATCCCGGTCCTGCAGATCTCCATGCCGACCCTCGACCCGCGCCGGCTCATGGACATCGGGCGCAGGCTGGCCCCGCTGCGCGACGAGGGCGTGCTGATCGTCGGCAGCGGCTTCTTCACCCACAACCTCGCCGCCCTCCGGCACACCGGCGGCGGCGTCCCGGGCTGGTCCGCCGAGTTCGACGCCTGGGGGAACGAGGCCCTCGCCGCCCGGGACGTGGACGCCCTCCTCGACTTCGAGCACAAGTCCCCGGCCGGACGCCTCGCCCACCCCCGTACGGAGCACTTCGCCCCGCTCTTCGTCACCATGGGCGCGGCGGACGCGGCCGGCGACCTCGACGCCGAGCGGTCGGTCATCGACGGCTTCTGGATGGGACTCGCGAAGCGGTCCGTCCAGTTCGGCTGA
- a CDS encoding MarR family winged helix-turn-helix transcriptional regulator yields MGATEDNTEPRGPRWLSDGEQRVWRSYLHATTLLEDHLDRQLQRDAGMPHVYYGLLVQLSQAPRRRLRMTELAKSAKITRSRLSHAVARLEKNGWVRREECPSDKRGQFAQLTDEGMEVLRRTAPGHVAAVRQAMFDRLSPEQVEQLGAIMRVMAEGLEPTGPDADLPWLR; encoded by the coding sequence ATGGGTGCCACCGAAGACAACACCGAACCGCGCGGACCGCGCTGGCTCAGCGACGGCGAACAGCGCGTCTGGCGCTCGTACCTCCACGCCACCACGCTCCTGGAGGACCACCTCGACCGCCAGTTGCAGCGGGACGCGGGCATGCCGCACGTCTACTACGGCCTGCTCGTCCAGCTCTCCCAGGCCCCGCGCCGGCGCCTGCGGATGACCGAGCTCGCCAAGAGCGCCAAGATCACCCGCTCCCGGCTCTCGCACGCCGTCGCCCGCCTGGAGAAGAACGGCTGGGTGCGGCGCGAGGAGTGTCCCTCCGACAAGCGCGGCCAGTTCGCGCAGCTCACCGACGAGGGCATGGAGGTGCTGCGGCGCACCGCGCCCGGGCACGTGGCGGCGGTGCGGCAGGCGATGTTCGACCGGCTCAGCCCCGAGCAGGTCGAACAGCTCGGCGCGATCATGCGGGTGATGGCGGAGGGCCTGGAGCCGACGGGCCCGGACGCGGACCTGCCCTGGCTCCGCTGA
- a CDS encoding MFS transporter translates to MPGTAETARSTAALQPDPGRWKALVFIALAQLMVVLDATIVNIALPSAQQDLGISDGNRQWVITAYALAFGGLLLFGGRIADLWGRKRTFVVGLIGFAAASALGGAATGEAMMLGARALQGAFGALLAPAALSLLAVTFTDAKERAKAFGIYGAIAGGGGAVGLILGGFLTEYLNWRWTFFVNIPFAIVAAIGAYLVIREPAGGRNRSALDIPGVILSTLGLVALVYGFTRAESEGWSDAGTIGMFVSSVVLLGAFVLVEAKVKNPLLPLRVLTERNRGGVYLSLGLAVIAMFGLFLFLTYYLQVVKGYSPVMTGFAFLPMIAGMIIGSTQIGTRLMTRVPPRLLMAPGFLTAAVGMLLLTQLEVGTSYAGLILPAQLLLGLGMGTAFMPAMSLATHGVDPKDAGVASAMVNTSQQVGGAIGTALLNTIAASATTAYLTDHAAGATTPAAQKLLQLQGMVEGYTAAIWWAVGILVVSATIAAVLITTGKPDTGVVASSGAGADDEVKVPVIAH, encoded by the coding sequence ATGCCCGGAACCGCCGAGACCGCACGGTCGACGGCCGCCCTCCAGCCCGACCCCGGCCGCTGGAAGGCCCTCGTCTTCATCGCCCTCGCCCAGCTGATGGTCGTGCTCGACGCGACCATCGTGAACATCGCCCTCCCCTCCGCCCAGCAGGACCTCGGCATCTCGGACGGCAACCGGCAGTGGGTCATCACCGCCTACGCCCTCGCCTTCGGCGGTCTGCTGCTCTTCGGCGGCCGCATCGCCGACCTCTGGGGCCGCAAGCGCACCTTCGTCGTCGGTCTGATCGGCTTCGCCGCCGCCTCCGCCCTCGGCGGTGCCGCGACCGGCGAGGCCATGATGCTCGGGGCCCGCGCGCTCCAGGGCGCCTTCGGCGCGCTGCTCGCGCCCGCCGCGCTCTCGCTGCTCGCGGTGACCTTCACCGACGCCAAGGAGCGCGCCAAGGCGTTCGGCATCTACGGTGCGATCGCCGGTGGCGGCGGCGCCGTGGGCCTGATCCTCGGCGGCTTCCTCACCGAGTACCTGAACTGGCGCTGGACCTTCTTCGTCAACATCCCGTTCGCCATCGTCGCCGCCATCGGCGCCTACCTGGTGATCCGCGAGCCGGCCGGCGGCCGCAACCGCTCCGCGCTCGACATCCCCGGCGTGATCCTCTCGACGCTGGGCCTGGTCGCGCTCGTCTACGGCTTCACCCGCGCCGAGTCCGAGGGCTGGAGCGACGCCGGCACGATCGGCATGTTCGTGAGCTCGGTGGTGCTGCTCGGCGCCTTCGTGCTCGTCGAGGCCAAGGTGAAGAACCCGCTGCTGCCGCTGCGCGTCCTCACCGAGCGCAACCGCGGCGGTGTCTACCTGTCGCTCGGCCTCGCCGTCATCGCGATGTTCGGCCTCTTCCTCTTCCTGACCTACTACCTCCAGGTCGTGAAGGGCTACTCGCCGGTCATGACGGGCTTCGCGTTCCTGCCCATGATCGCGGGCATGATCATCGGCTCGACCCAGATCGGCACGCGGCTGATGACCCGGGTCCCGCCGCGGCTGCTCATGGCCCCCGGCTTCCTGACCGCCGCCGTCGGCATGCTGCTCCTGACGCAGCTGGAGGTCGGCACCTCGTACGCGGGTCTGATCCTGCCGGCGCAGCTGCTGCTGGGCCTCGGCATGGGCACCGCGTTCATGCCGGCCATGTCGCTCGCCACGCACGGCGTGGACCCGAAGGACGCCGGTGTGGCCTCCGCGATGGTCAACACCTCGCAGCAGGTCGGCGGCGCCATCGGTACGGCCCTGCTGAACACGATCGCCGCCTCCGCGACGACCGCGTACCTCACCGACCACGCCGCCGGCGCGACCACCCCGGCCGCCCAGAAGCTGCTCCAGCTCCAGGGCATGGTCGAGGGCTACACCGCCGCGATCTGGTGGGCGGTCGGCATCCTGGTCGTCTCCGCGACGATCGCGGCCGTGCTGATCACCACCGGCAAGCCGGACACGGGTGTCGTCGCCAGCTCCGGCGCGGGTGCCGACGACGAGGTGAAGGTGCCCGTCATCGCGCACTGA
- a CDS encoding TetR/AcrR family transcriptional regulator — translation MRNRERLVTAAREMFVEFGPLVPYDEIARRAGVGNATLYRNFPERADLVREVVLSLTARVAGLAERAAASVVDGGADAFEAVRGFVHGAADERVGALCPMLDAGFDHDHPDLVAERDRLEECVEELLGLARAAGRLRPDVGAGDLMVAVSQLTRPLPGTGCAAFAPFVHRHLQLFLDGLEAPARSVLPGSAVTLEDLRRDA, via the coding sequence CTGCGGAACCGCGAGCGGCTGGTGACGGCGGCCCGCGAGATGTTCGTGGAGTTCGGCCCCCTCGTCCCCTACGACGAGATCGCCCGCCGGGCGGGGGTCGGCAACGCCACGCTCTACCGGAACTTCCCCGAGCGCGCCGACCTCGTCCGGGAGGTCGTCCTCTCCCTGACCGCCCGGGTCGCCGGGCTCGCCGAGCGGGCCGCCGCGTCCGTCGTCGACGGCGGGGCGGACGCCTTCGAGGCGGTACGGGGCTTCGTCCACGGCGCCGCCGACGAGCGGGTCGGCGCGCTCTGTCCGATGCTCGACGCGGGCTTCGACCACGACCACCCCGACCTCGTCGCCGAGCGGGACCGGCTGGAGGAGTGCGTCGAGGAGCTCCTCGGCCTGGCGCGCGCGGCGGGCCGGCTCCGTCCCGACGTGGGCGCGGGCGACCTGATGGTCGCGGTCTCGCAGCTCACCCGGCCGCTGCCCGGCACCGGATGCGCCGCCTTCGCCCCCTTCGTCCACCGTCATCTGCAGCTCTTCCTCGACGGCCTGGAGGCGCCCGCCCGCTCCGTGCTGCCGGGGTCGGCCGTCACCCTGGAGGACCTGAGACGCGACGCGTGA
- a CDS encoding M6 family metalloprotease domain-containing protein, whose protein sequence is MQHTRRRIPRPVALAATAALLLTVLVSASTTLPGPAPASAGPVAAAPDTTRLGPCRIATAMGVQMSEGLPTAPGYARSTGRIRALTLMVDFPDARGEGTAMARFREFFPQTSDWFRVSSYGRLQYQAETPIADWLRMPKPFSSYGIERGAPYEPGYRSFVEDIVKAADPKVDFSAYDLVNVLVTPNAGPSALDTVLSVTFSGNDDAPYADGVPLANTSFVYSRQDDGSGSYPETGYRVLPHENGHVFGLPDLYTADGGGTVGHWDIMSEDWGANNDLLGWHKWKLGWLDNDQIRCASATGTSEHLLTPLAVAGGPKLVFVPLSDTTGYAVEVRTREGNDEAVCEPGVLVYRVESDVDTGHGPVTVSDSDHASGGCTRRPNVHAELSDAPYRPGETFTDRTHGIRIGVVDESADGGFRVRVSRG, encoded by the coding sequence ATGCAGCACACCCGCCGGCGGATACCCAGACCGGTCGCCCTCGCGGCGACCGCGGCCCTTCTGCTCACCGTGCTCGTCTCGGCGAGCACCACGCTCCCCGGCCCCGCCCCGGCCTCGGCCGGCCCGGTGGCCGCCGCGCCGGACACCACCCGGCTCGGACCGTGCCGCATCGCCACCGCCATGGGCGTGCAGATGTCGGAAGGGCTGCCGACCGCCCCCGGGTACGCCCGCTCCACCGGCCGGATCCGGGCCCTCACGCTCATGGTCGACTTCCCCGACGCACGCGGCGAGGGCACCGCCATGGCCCGCTTCCGCGAGTTCTTCCCGCAGACCTCCGACTGGTTCCGCGTCAGCTCCTACGGCCGGCTCCAGTACCAGGCCGAGACCCCGATAGCCGACTGGCTGCGGATGCCGAAGCCGTTCTCCTCGTACGGGATCGAGCGCGGCGCCCCGTACGAGCCGGGCTACCGCTCCTTCGTCGAGGACATCGTGAAGGCGGCCGACCCGAAGGTCGACTTCAGCGCCTACGACCTGGTCAACGTCCTGGTCACGCCGAACGCCGGCCCCTCCGCCCTGGACACCGTCCTGTCCGTGACCTTCTCCGGCAACGACGACGCGCCCTACGCCGACGGCGTCCCGCTCGCCAACACGTCCTTCGTCTACAGCCGCCAGGACGACGGCTCGGGCAGCTACCCGGAGACCGGCTACCGCGTCCTCCCCCACGAGAACGGGCACGTCTTCGGCCTCCCCGACCTGTACACCGCCGACGGCGGCGGCACGGTCGGCCACTGGGACATCATGTCCGAGGACTGGGGGGCCAACAACGACCTGCTCGGCTGGCACAAGTGGAAGCTCGGCTGGCTCGACAACGACCAGATCCGCTGCGCCTCCGCCACCGGCACCAGCGAGCACCTGCTCACCCCGCTGGCCGTCGCCGGCGGCCCCAAACTCGTCTTCGTCCCGCTCTCCGACACCACCGGGTACGCCGTCGAGGTCCGCACCCGCGAGGGCAACGACGAGGCCGTCTGCGAGCCGGGCGTCCTGGTCTACCGCGTGGAGTCGGACGTGGACACCGGCCACGGCCCGGTGACGGTCTCCGACAGCGACCACGCCAGCGGCGGCTGCACCCGCCGCCCCAACGTCCACGCGGAACTCTCCGACGCCCCCTACCGCCCGGGCGAGACCTTCACGGACCGCACCCACGGCATCCGGATAGGCGTGGTCGACGAGAGCGCGGACGGCGGCTTCCGGGTACGCGTGAGCAGAGGCTGA